One window of the Pseudomonas sp. S04 genome contains the following:
- a CDS encoding LysR family transcriptional regulator: MSELSFSSFCGWLKFRHLLLIDTLGRTRNMHLAAQQMNLSQPAISKMLKEIESLLGFALFERQPRSMPPTALGEHVLRYAQIALNDARSFVEQIGSLREGGHGHLKVGGIFAATAIALPEAILQIKQRWPLLSIEVVEQTSNHLMEMLEEKKLDLAVARFTEHSQEQRYDFQPLAPEPFCIVVNSRHPLADAGPISLQQLVDLPWILYPVGTPIRARMELAFAEAGVALPRNTVDTISMQTFLQVLQRGPMIGMLPDAMVYPLLENGQLKALDTPLHLAPQDYGILTRKGEQLVGAALEFAQILTDNARLARDQVAESAAVAGETR; the protein is encoded by the coding sequence ATGTCCGAACTGTCATTCTCCAGCTTCTGCGGCTGGCTCAAATTCCGCCATCTGCTGCTGATCGACACCCTGGGCCGCACCCGCAACATGCACTTGGCGGCGCAGCAGATGAACCTCAGCCAGCCGGCTATCAGCAAGATGCTCAAGGAAATCGAAAGCCTGCTGGGGTTTGCCTTGTTCGAGCGCCAGCCGCGCAGCATGCCGCCCACGGCGCTGGGCGAGCATGTCTTGCGGTATGCGCAGATCGCTCTGAATGACGCACGTTCGTTCGTCGAGCAGATCGGCAGCCTGCGTGAGGGCGGCCATGGTCATCTCAAGGTCGGCGGGATTTTTGCCGCCACCGCCATCGCCCTGCCCGAGGCGATTCTGCAGATCAAGCAGCGCTGGCCGCTGTTGTCGATCGAGGTGGTGGAGCAGACCAGCAACCACCTGATGGAGATGCTCGAAGAGAAAAAACTCGACCTGGCGGTGGCCCGGTTCACCGAGCACAGCCAGGAGCAACGCTACGACTTCCAGCCGCTGGCCCCGGAACCGTTCTGCATCGTGGTCAACAGCCGCCACCCGCTGGCAGACGCCGGGCCGATCTCCTTGCAGCAGTTGGTGGACCTGCCGTGGATTCTGTACCCGGTGGGCACGCCGATTCGTGCGCGCATGGAACTGGCCTTCGCCGAGGCTGGGGTGGCGCTGCCGCGCAATACCGTCGACACCATCTCGATGCAGACCTTCCTCCAGGTCCTGCAGCGCGGGCCGATGATCGGCATGCTGCCGGATGCCATGGTCTATCCACTCCTGGAAAACGGCCAGTTGAAAGCCCTCGACACGCCCCTGCACCTGGCGCCACAGGACTACGGCATCCTCACCCGCAAGGGCGAGCAACTGGTGGGGGCGGCCCTGGAGTTCGCGCAGATCCTCACGGACAACGCCCGCCTGGCCAGGGACCAGGTGGCTGAAAGTGCGGCAGTCGCAGGTGAAACTCGATAA
- a CDS encoding aldehyde dehydrogenase (NADP(+)), which produces MPELSGHNFIAGGRSAAGSVVLHSVDATTGQPLPIAFIQATAEEVHAAATAAHQASAIYSNLPAERRAEFLDTIASELDALDEQFVALVCSETALPAARIQGERARTSGQMRLFAQTLRRGDFLGARIDLPLPQRQPLPRVDLRQCRLGVGPVAVFGASNFPLAFSTAGGDTAAALAAGCPVVFKAHSGHMATAEQVALAIIRAAEKTGMPAGVFNMIFGAGVGEALVKHPLIQAVGFTGSLKGGRALCDMAAARAQPIPVFAEMSSINPVLVLPQALQVRGEQIARELAASVVMGAGQFCTNPGLVIGIRSPAFSAFLQSLSVLIAEQPGQTMLNAGGLRSYVEGCATLRAHPQVTHLAGQAQEGNQARAQLFLADVQLLLSGDELLQEEIFGPATVVVEVADRAELLAALQGLRGQLTATLLGEPDELAHAADLVALLAQKVGRVLVNGYPTGVEVCDAMVHGGPWPATSDARGTSVGTLAIDRFLRPVCYQNFPDALLPEALRNSNPLGLTRLVNGEKTTQAL; this is translated from the coding sequence ATGCCCGAACTGTCTGGTCACAACTTCATCGCCGGTGGCCGTAGCGCCGCCGGCTCCGTGGTCCTGCACAGCGTTGATGCGACTACCGGGCAGCCGCTGCCCATCGCCTTTATCCAGGCCACGGCCGAGGAAGTGCACGCTGCTGCCACGGCGGCCCATCAGGCCAGCGCGATCTACAGCAATTTGCCGGCCGAGCGCCGGGCCGAATTCCTCGACACCATCGCCAGCGAGCTGGATGCCCTGGACGAGCAATTCGTCGCCCTGGTCTGCAGCGAAACCGCCTTGCCAGCGGCGCGCATCCAAGGCGAACGGGCCCGCACCAGCGGGCAGATGCGCCTGTTCGCCCAGACCTTGCGCCGTGGTGACTTCCTCGGTGCGCGGATCGATTTGCCGCTGCCCCAGCGCCAGCCTCTGCCACGGGTCGATCTGCGTCAGTGCCGCCTGGGCGTCGGCCCGGTCGCGGTGTTTGGTGCCAGCAACTTTCCCCTGGCCTTTTCCACCGCCGGTGGCGACACCGCTGCGGCCCTGGCCGCTGGCTGCCCGGTGGTGTTCAAGGCCCACAGCGGGCACATGGCGACGGCCGAGCAGGTGGCCTTGGCAATCATTCGCGCCGCGGAGAAGACCGGCATGCCGGCCGGGGTGTTCAACATGATCTTCGGTGCCGGCGTCGGTGAGGCGCTGGTCAAGCATCCGCTGATCCAGGCGGTCGGCTTCACCGGCTCGCTCAAGGGCGGCCGGGCGCTGTGCGACATGGCTGCTGCCCGGGCGCAACCGATCCCGGTGTTCGCCGAGATGAGCAGCATCAATCCGGTGCTGGTGCTGCCGCAGGCGCTGCAGGTGCGCGGCGAGCAGATCGCCCGCGAACTGGCCGCCTCGGTGGTGATGGGCGCCGGACAGTTCTGTACCAATCCGGGCCTGGTGATCGGCATACGTTCGCCAGCGTTCAGCGCTTTCCTGCAATCGCTCAGCGTGCTGATCGCCGAACAACCGGGGCAAACCATGCTCAACGCGGGCGGCCTGCGCAGTTACGTCGAAGGCTGCGCCACCTTGCGCGCCCATCCCCAGGTCACGCACCTGGCCGGGCAGGCGCAGGAGGGCAATCAAGCCCGGGCGCAACTGTTCCTGGCCGACGTCCAATTGCTGCTCAGTGGTGATGAACTGCTGCAGGAAGAAATCTTCGGGCCGGCCACCGTGGTGGTGGAAGTGGCTGATCGCGCTGAATTGCTGGCGGCCTTGCAGGGCCTGCGCGGGCAACTGACCGCCACCCTGCTGGGTGAGCCGGACGAGCTGGCACACGCTGCCGACCTGGTGGCGTTGCTGGCGCAGAAAGTCGGCCGGGTGCTGGTCAACGGTTACCCGACCGGCGTCGAGGTCTGTGACGCCATGGTCCACGGCGGCCCTTGGCCGGCGACTTCCGACGCCCGTGGCACCTCGGTGGGCACCCTGGCCATCGACCGTTTCCTGCGTCCGGTGTGCTACCAGAACTTCCCGGATGCCTTGCTTCCCGAAGCGCTGCGCAACAGCAATCCATTGGGGCTGACGCGCCTGGTCAACGGAGAAAAAACCACCCAGGCACTCTAG
- a CDS encoding MFS transporter, with the protein MQTISEHLPAQAQASELDFEDRTYRKVIWRILPVLLLCYMAAYLDRVNIGFAKLDMLNELQFSNTVYALGASMFFWGYFLFEVPSNLLLHRFGARFWIARIMLSWAVISMAVAYTVPLAGFFGLESSTMFYVLRFLLGICEAGFFPGVILYLNYWFPTHRQSRVMSGFLMAMPISLTLGGILSGWLMNSMQGVHGLSGWQWMLIIEGIPSIIMAFVVIVCLADNIDKAKWLSAAEKAMLKANLQTDNQGKVSRLGEVFFNPRVWLLVLILLTFNTGFYGLAFWMPSIIKSTGITNSLHIGLLTAIPYAVATVAMLLNARHSNRTGERRLHAAIPAFIGGAGLILSAFFADNLMLSVLFLSVAASGILSLMPIFWTLPGTVLSGVAAAAGIGMINAIGNLSGFTGSMITAVAENLTGNINNGTYVLAVCLFISGALILAIPAAMLGRTAKTAASSANVERV; encoded by the coding sequence ATGCAAACGATATCCGAGCATCTGCCCGCGCAGGCGCAAGCCAGCGAACTCGACTTTGAAGACCGCACCTACCGCAAAGTGATCTGGCGCATCCTGCCGGTGCTGCTGCTGTGCTACATGGCCGCCTACCTGGACCGGGTCAATATCGGCTTCGCCAAGCTCGACATGCTCAACGAGTTGCAATTCAGCAACACCGTCTACGCCCTTGGCGCCAGCATGTTCTTCTGGGGCTACTTCCTCTTTGAAGTGCCCAGCAACCTGTTGCTGCATCGCTTCGGCGCGCGCTTCTGGATCGCGCGGATCATGCTCAGCTGGGCGGTGATCTCCATGGCAGTGGCCTACACGGTGCCGCTGGCGGGGTTCTTCGGGCTTGAGTCGAGCACCATGTTCTATGTGCTGCGATTCCTGCTGGGGATCTGTGAAGCGGGCTTCTTTCCCGGGGTGATCCTGTACCTCAACTACTGGTTCCCGACCCATCGCCAGAGCCGGGTGATGTCCGGGTTCCTGATGGCCATGCCGATCAGCCTGACCCTCGGCGGAATCCTCTCCGGCTGGCTGATGAACAGCATGCAAGGGGTGCATGGGCTGTCGGGCTGGCAGTGGATGCTGATCATCGAAGGCATTCCTTCGATCATCATGGCCTTCGTGGTCATCGTTTGCCTGGCCGATAACATCGACAAGGCCAAGTGGCTGTCAGCCGCCGAGAAAGCCATGCTCAAGGCCAACCTGCAGACCGACAACCAGGGCAAGGTGTCGCGTCTGGGCGAGGTGTTCTTCAACCCGCGCGTGTGGTTGCTGGTGCTGATCCTGCTGACCTTCAACACCGGCTTCTATGGCCTGGCGTTCTGGATGCCATCGATCATCAAGAGCACCGGCATCACCAACAGCCTGCACATTGGCCTGCTGACCGCGATTCCCTATGCGGTAGCCACGGTGGCGATGCTGCTCAACGCACGCCACTCCAACCGAACCGGCGAGCGCCGGCTGCATGCGGCGATTCCGGCCTTCATCGGCGGCGCCGGGCTGATCCTCAGCGCCTTTTTTGCCGACAACCTGATGCTCTCCGTGCTGTTCCTCAGCGTCGCCGCCTCGGGGATCCTCAGCCTGATGCCGATTTTCTGGACCTTGCCAGGCACCGTGCTGTCGGGTGTGGCGGCAGCAGCCGGGATCGGCATGATCAACGCCATCGGCAACCTGTCCGGCTTCACCGGCTCGATGATCACCGCCGTGGCCGAGAACCTCACGGGCAACATCAACAACGGTACTTACGTGCTGGCGGTGTGTCTGTTCATCAGCGGCGCGTTGATCCTGGCGATCCCTGCGGCGATGCTCGGCCGGACGGCGAAAACCGCGGCCAGCAGCGCTAACGTGGAGCGAGTATGA
- a CDS encoding SDR family oxidoreductase, translated as MKMHNKRVLVTAAGQGIGLASAMAFAEAGAQVFASDIEVRGLQGIPGIEALTLDVTSAGAISEACQRIGGLDVLFNCAGYVHSGNILECDEAAWARSMDINVTAMYRMIRAVLPGMLERGGGSIINMSSVVSSVKGVPKRFAYAASKAAVVGLTKAVAADFIGQGIRCNAICPGTVESPSLRQRIAEQAAQQGVTEAQVYQQFLDRQPMGRIGSAAEIAQLAVYLGSDASAYTTGGVHVIDGGMSI; from the coding sequence ATGAAGATGCACAACAAGCGGGTGCTGGTGACGGCGGCCGGGCAGGGCATCGGGCTGGCCAGTGCCATGGCCTTTGCCGAGGCGGGTGCGCAGGTGTTCGCCAGTGATATCGAGGTGCGCGGGCTGCAAGGGATTCCGGGTATCGAAGCCCTGACCCTGGACGTTACTTCGGCTGGCGCCATCAGCGAGGCCTGCCAGCGGATCGGTGGCCTGGATGTGCTGTTCAATTGCGCCGGGTATGTGCACAGCGGCAACATCCTGGAGTGCGATGAAGCGGCCTGGGCCCGGTCCATGGACATCAACGTGACCGCCATGTACCGGATGATCCGCGCGGTGCTGCCGGGCATGCTCGAGCGTGGCGGCGGTTCGATCATCAACATGTCGTCGGTGGTCTCCAGCGTCAAGGGTGTGCCCAAGCGTTTTGCCTATGCCGCGAGCAAGGCAGCGGTGGTGGGCCTGACCAAGGCGGTCGCCGCCGACTTTATCGGCCAGGGCATTCGTTGCAACGCAATATGCCCGGGCACCGTGGAATCGCCGTCGCTGCGCCAGCGGATCGCCGAGCAGGCGGCGCAGCAGGGCGTCACCGAGGCGCAGGTGTACCAGCAGTTCCTCGACCGCCAGCCCATGGGCCGTATCGGCAGCGCCGCGGAGATCGCCCAGTTGGCCGTGTACCTGGGCAGCGATGCCTCGGCCTACACCACCGGTGGCGTGCATGTCATCGATGGCGGCATGAGTATCTGA
- a CDS encoding ureidoglycolate lyase — MKLVRYGDKGSEKPGLLDANQQLRDLSGHVADIAGQTLTPQGLAALAAIDPASLPRVPGQPRIGACVGQVGKFICIGLNYADHAAESNMEVPKEPIIFSKWTSAICGPNDNIEIPRGSLKTDWEVELGVVIGKGGRYIDEANAMDHVAGYCVINDVSERAWQLERGGTWDKGKGFDTFGPIGPWLVTRDEIADPHALDLWLEVDGHRYQKGNTRTLIFSVPQLIAYLSRCMSLQPGDIISTGTPPGVGLGIKPDPVYLRPGQTMRLGIAGLGEQLQVTVQAD, encoded by the coding sequence ATGAAATTAGTGCGTTATGGCGACAAGGGTTCGGAAAAGCCGGGCCTGTTGGATGCCAACCAACAGCTTCGCGATCTCTCGGGCCACGTTGCCGACATCGCCGGGCAGACCCTGACTCCACAGGGCCTGGCGGCCCTGGCGGCGATCGACCCCGCCAGCCTGCCGCGGGTGCCAGGCCAGCCACGGATCGGCGCCTGCGTCGGCCAGGTGGGCAAGTTCATCTGCATCGGCCTGAACTACGCCGACCATGCCGCCGAGTCGAACATGGAAGTGCCCAAGGAGCCGATCATCTTCAGCAAATGGACCAGCGCCATCTGCGGCCCCAACGACAACATCGAGATCCCCCGTGGTTCGCTCAAGACCGACTGGGAAGTCGAACTGGGGGTGGTCATCGGCAAGGGCGGGCGCTACATCGATGAGGCTAATGCGATGGATCACGTCGCCGGTTACTGCGTGATCAACGATGTCTCCGAGCGCGCCTGGCAGTTGGAGCGCGGCGGCACCTGGGACAAGGGCAAGGGCTTCGACACCTTCGGCCCGATCGGCCCGTGGCTGGTCACCCGCGATGAAATCGCCGACCCCCATGCGCTGGACTTGTGGTTGGAGGTCGACGGTCACCGTTACCAGAAAGGCAACACCCGCACGCTGATCTTCAGCGTGCCGCAACTGATCGCCTACCTGAGCCGTTGCATGAGCCTGCAACCTGGCGACATCATCTCCACCGGCACCCCACCGGGCGTCGGCCTGGGCATCAAGCCCGACCCCGTCTACCTGCGCCCCGGCCAGACCATGCGCCTGGGCATCGCCGGCTTGGGCGAACAGCTGCAGGTGACGGTACAGGCGGATTGA
- a CDS encoding UTRA domain-containing protein, with amino-acid sequence MPFDPVSPHYQRIREQIAQDLANGIPQADQKFPSERDMIERFGCTRVTLRQALQQLEAEGRVYRENRRGWFVSPQRIRYDPTRISGFMDYVSAQGRTPRTECLQAELRPAGSWLARRMGLESAQEPVFFLQRRRWIDRRPVLLEFNALLASWCPGLLDVDLDTSLTRVLREHFARVQSRCELQMHIGTVNEQQAELLQLSPGSTSVYLERLNFGEADQPVEFDQEFWRPDALSVVMETRYPGKD; translated from the coding sequence ATGCCTTTTGACCCAGTCTCACCGCACTACCAGCGGATCCGCGAGCAGATCGCCCAGGACCTCGCCAACGGCATCCCCCAGGCCGACCAGAAGTTCCCTTCCGAACGGGACATGATCGAACGTTTCGGCTGCACCCGGGTGACCCTGCGCCAGGCCTTGCAGCAGTTGGAAGCCGAAGGCCGGGTGTACCGCGAGAATCGTCGCGGCTGGTTCGTCAGCCCGCAGCGCATCCGCTACGACCCGACGCGCATCAGTGGCTTCATGGACTACGTCAGTGCCCAGGGGCGCACACCGCGCACCGAATGCCTGCAGGCCGAATTGCGCCCGGCCGGCAGTTGGCTGGCCCGACGCATGGGGCTGGAGTCGGCACAAGAGCCGGTGTTTTTTCTTCAACGCCGGCGCTGGATCGACCGGCGTCCGGTGCTGCTGGAATTCAACGCGCTGCTCGCCAGTTGGTGCCCGGGCCTGCTCGACGTCGACCTCGACACCTCTCTGACCCGGGTCCTGCGCGAGCATTTTGCGCGGGTGCAATCGCGCTGCGAATTGCAGATGCACATCGGCACGGTCAATGAGCAACAGGCCGAACTGCTGCAACTGTCGCCGGGCTCCACCAGTGTCTACCTGGAGCGCCTGAACTTCGGCGAGGCCGACCAGCCGGTGGAATTCGACCAGGAATTCTGGCGCCCCGACGCGCTGTCGGTGGTGATGGAGACGCGTTATCCCGGCAAGGATTGA
- the pnuC gene encoding nicotinamide riboside transporter PnuC, producing the protein MSDLEIIAVILNLLGVWLTARRIRWCWPVSVLAVLLYAWIFYDAKLYSDTLLQGIFALLQGYGWWRWSQGHLEQGKVRVARLPLGEGLLGLLCGALGAGLLGALMHTYTDASVPWMDASLTAFSLVASVWAARKYVVSWWLWIVLDCLYVGLFLFKDLRLTAALYAGFVLLAIYGLRAWQQDLARQERPAPGIADGGAQPSTAGRAIG; encoded by the coding sequence ATGTCCGATCTTGAAATCATCGCTGTCATTCTCAACCTCCTCGGCGTCTGGCTGACCGCCCGGCGCATCCGCTGGTGCTGGCCGGTCAGCGTGCTGGCGGTGCTGCTGTATGCCTGGATTTTCTACGACGCCAAGCTCTACTCCGACACCCTGTTGCAGGGCATCTTCGCCCTGCTGCAAGGCTACGGTTGGTGGCGCTGGAGCCAGGGCCACCTGGAACAAGGCAAGGTACGGGTGGCGCGGCTGCCCCTGGGCGAAGGCCTGCTCGGCTTGCTCTGCGGGGCCCTCGGTGCCGGGCTGCTCGGCGCCCTGATGCACACCTACACCGATGCTTCCGTGCCCTGGATGGACGCGTCGCTCACTGCCTTCAGCCTGGTCGCCAGCGTCTGGGCGGCACGCAAGTACGTGGTCAGCTGGTGGTTGTGGATCGTCCTCGACTGCCTGTATGTCGGCCTGTTCCTGTTCAAGGACCTGCGCCTGACCGCCGCGCTGTACGCCGGTTTTGTGCTGCTGGCGATCTACGGCCTGCGTGCCTGGCAGCAGGACCTGGCGCGCCAGGAGCGGCCAGCGCCAGGGATTGCGGACGGCGGCGCGCAGCCCTCGACGGCTGGCCGGGCGATTGGTTAG
- a CDS encoding TonB-dependent siderophore receptor: MDRLYRTSPQDGCAPRFAFNQLTLGLLLASALPSVHAAETLLPAVTVNAEDHSGYQVSEAAVGGFDPAPLLDTPASIAVINEALIKDQQARLLSEVLKNDASVGESYAPVGYYENFVVRGFSLNAASSYKINGRTITGEQNVGLENKQQVELLKGLAGLQSGVSEPGGLINYVTKRPTDVHSVTVSTDDRGSGYLATDVGGFFGSEQQFGLRANLAHEDLHSYVEHTNGQRDFASLALDWTLSDAALLQLDVEYQTKQQRSAPGYQLLGGTELPHHASPKQLLAHQSGTKPVTTDALNLNGNFEYRFSDTWKGNLSASRSRVVIDDYSSFAWGCDPIKSCPEAAVPNYFSPEGDYDIYDFRSPDDTRRNDEAQATLSGTFDTAGLGHELTVGSSAFRRIVDKREPINEWIGSANIAGEPADFPRYAGPLNDSYRHLDSRQYGLFFNDRISFNEQWQTVLGGREVRLDEETFDSEGDTTRHTQRYEFLPQAALIYKPLPNLALYSRYSKGLSLGGEAPWFASNYFEILAPTVSRQIEAGIKYDWQRMSLGAALFQIRQGYQYSRPNADGSFTYTEQGEQKNTGLELSANGWASQRLQISASVAAIRSRVSGSDTPAYEGHQTINVPNLRASLYGDYALPWVDGLALLGGVQYSASKYASQEGQVEASAYAVFNIGSRYSTRIDGYDTVFRLTVDNLFDKRYWRDVGEYMGDNYVFQGAPLTARLSASVNF, translated from the coding sequence ATGGATAGGCTTTACCGGACGTCCCCCCAGGACGGCTGCGCCCCGCGCTTTGCCTTCAATCAACTGACCCTCGGGCTGTTGCTGGCCAGCGCCCTGCCCTCGGTCCACGCTGCCGAGACCCTGCTGCCGGCCGTGACTGTGAATGCCGAGGACCACTCCGGCTACCAGGTGTCCGAGGCCGCTGTCGGTGGGTTCGACCCCGCGCCCTTGCTCGACACGCCGGCCTCGATTGCGGTGATCAACGAAGCCCTGATCAAGGACCAGCAAGCACGCCTGCTCAGTGAAGTGTTGAAAAACGACGCCTCGGTGGGTGAAAGCTACGCACCGGTCGGCTACTACGAGAACTTCGTGGTACGCGGCTTCTCCCTGAACGCCGCCAGCAGCTACAAGATCAACGGCCGCACCATCACCGGCGAGCAGAACGTCGGCCTGGAAAACAAACAGCAGGTGGAACTGCTCAAGGGCCTGGCGGGCCTGCAAAGTGGGGTCAGCGAGCCCGGCGGGCTGATCAATTATGTGACCAAGCGGCCGACCGATGTGCACTCGGTCACGGTGTCCACCGACGATCGCGGCAGCGGATACCTGGCCACCGACGTCGGTGGTTTTTTTGGCAGCGAACAACAGTTCGGCCTGCGCGCCAACCTGGCCCATGAAGACCTGCACTCCTACGTCGAGCACACCAACGGCCAGCGCGACTTTGCCTCCCTGGCGCTGGACTGGACCCTGAGCGACGCCGCGCTGCTGCAACTGGATGTCGAGTACCAGACCAAACAACAGCGTTCGGCACCGGGCTACCAGTTGCTCGGCGGCACCGAGTTGCCGCACCACGCCTCGCCCAAGCAGTTGCTGGCGCATCAGAGCGGCACGAAACCGGTGACCACCGATGCGCTGAACCTCAACGGCAACTTCGAGTACCGCTTCAGCGACACCTGGAAAGGCAACCTCAGCGCTTCGCGCAGCCGGGTGGTGATCGATGACTACAGCTCGTTCGCCTGGGGCTGCGACCCCATCAAGAGTTGTCCCGAGGCGGCGGTGCCCAACTACTTCAGTCCCGAGGGTGACTACGACATCTACGACTTCCGCAGCCCCGACGACACCCGGCGCAACGACGAAGCCCAGGCCACCCTCAGCGGCACCTTCGACACGGCAGGCCTGGGCCACGAACTGACCGTCGGCAGCAGCGCGTTTCGGCGGATCGTCGACAAGCGCGAACCGATCAACGAGTGGATCGGCAGCGCCAACATCGCCGGCGAGCCGGCCGATTTCCCGCGCTACGCAGGGCCGCTCAATGATTCGTATCGACACCTGGACAGCCGCCAGTACGGGCTGTTCTTCAACGACCGGATCAGCTTCAACGAACAATGGCAGACCGTGCTCGGCGGGCGCGAAGTGCGCCTCGATGAAGAGACCTTCGACAGCGAGGGCGACACCACCCGCCACACCCAGCGTTACGAGTTCCTGCCCCAGGCCGCGCTGATCTACAAACCGCTGCCGAACCTGGCGTTGTACAGCCGCTACAGCAAGGGCCTGTCCCTGGGTGGCGAGGCGCCGTGGTTTGCCAGCAATTACTTCGAGATCCTCGCGCCGACCGTGTCACGGCAGATCGAGGCCGGGATCAAGTACGACTGGCAACGCATGAGCCTCGGCGCAGCGCTGTTCCAGATCCGCCAGGGTTATCAGTATTCCCGGCCCAATGCCGACGGCAGTTTCACCTACACCGAGCAGGGCGAGCAGAAGAACACTGGCCTGGAACTCTCGGCCAACGGCTGGGCCAGCCAGCGCCTGCAGATTTCCGCCAGTGTCGCGGCGATCCGCTCGCGAGTCAGCGGCAGCGACACCCCGGCCTACGAAGGTCACCAGACCATCAACGTACCGAACCTGCGCGCCAGTCTTTATGGCGACTATGCCCTGCCGTGGGTCGACGGCCTCGCGCTGCTCGGTGGGGTGCAATACAGCGCCAGCAAATACGCCAGTCAGGAAGGCCAGGTCGAGGCCAGCGCCTACGCCGTGTTCAACATCGGCAGCCGCTACAGCACGCGCATCGACGGCTACGACACGGTGTTCCGCCTGACCGTCGATAACCTGTTCGACAAGCGCTACTGGCGCGATGTCGGGGAGTACATGGGCGACAACTACGTGTTCCAGGGTGCACCACTGACCGCCCGCTTGAGTGCATCGGTCAACTTCTGA
- a CDS encoding sulfurtransferase produces the protein MNPLISPQQLASLMAEDANLLILDASVELPAPRFDRDYQVASGRDGWYQAHIPGALHADLLYDLALPDASFSFALPGVEHLASALARLGLDGARQVVIYDRSEGFWAARLWWMLRSVGLAAQVLDGGFKAWCAAGLLQAQGIEPVLPVAAMSLSARPGLWIERDGVQAMVSGERPGLLVCTLSQALFEGSAASRYARRGHIPGSRNLPARQLLDADGRYLPRDQLQQQLAALLLDVPGPLVLYCGGAISAAALALALTLVGRDDVLLYDGSLQEWAADSNLPMTTGATPD, from the coding sequence ATGAACCCACTGATCAGCCCCCAGCAACTGGCCAGCCTGATGGCCGAAGACGCCAACCTGCTGATCCTCGACGCCAGCGTCGAACTGCCGGCACCGCGTTTCGACCGCGACTACCAGGTCGCCAGCGGACGCGACGGTTGGTATCAGGCCCACATCCCCGGTGCCCTGCACGCCGACCTGCTGTATGACCTGGCCCTGCCCGACGCCTCGTTCAGTTTTGCCCTGCCCGGTGTCGAACACCTGGCGAGCGCCCTGGCCCGGCTGGGGCTGGATGGCGCTCGCCAGGTGGTGATCTACGATCGCAGCGAAGGTTTCTGGGCCGCGCGTCTGTGGTGGATGCTGCGCAGCGTCGGGCTGGCGGCGCAGGTGCTGGACGGTGGTTTCAAGGCCTGGTGCGCAGCGGGTTTGCTCCAGGCACAGGGTATTGAACCGGTGCTGCCGGTGGCCGCCATGTCGCTGTCAGCCCGGCCAGGCTTGTGGATCGAGCGTGACGGTGTGCAGGCGATGGTGTCCGGCGAGCGACCGGGGCTGCTGGTGTGCACCCTGTCCCAGGCATTGTTCGAAGGCAGTGCCGCGAGCCGTTACGCGCGGCGCGGGCACATCCCCGGCAGTCGCAACCTGCCAGCGCGGCAATTGCTCGACGCAGATGGCCGGTACCTGCCACGCGACCAGTTGCAACAGCAACTCGCTGCGCTACTGCTCGACGTGCCAGGGCCCTTGGTGCTGTATTGTGGCGGCGCAATTTCTGCGGCGGCCCTGGCCCTGGCGTTAACCCTGGTCGGCCGCGACGACGTGCTCTTGTATGATGGCTCGCTGCAAGAATGGGCCGCGGATTCAAACTTGCCGATGACCACCGGAGCAACTCCGGACTGA